The nucleotide window TGTCGGATTTTTCATGCctttttatttcaaagaaaGACTAAATTAAAATGCTAAACTGTAAAATGCCCTTTTCTCAGGACAACATAACCTactaaattaaaatgttaaactCTAAAATGCCCTTTTCTTAGGACAACATAACCTACatgtccactttttttttactctgacaaGTTATATCAacaatttctcatctcatctcattttctaaaccgctttatcctcattagggtcgcggggataTCAACAATTTGTTTGGCAACATTTTTAAGATTTCCTCctacgttccaaaaacatgcgtggtaggctgattggacactctaaatttcccttagttatgagtgtgaatggttgtttgtctccttgtgccctgcgattggctggccaccaattcagggtgtcccctgcctctggcccggagacagctgggattggctccagcatcccccgcaacaCTTGttagaataagcggttcagaaaatgaatgaaagaaataatttatttgtgaAGGAAAATTGTGCAACAGTTTGATGTAGAAGATCAACAAAAAGGGAGAAGTACTCTCTCGTGGAAATGAAAGGTGGAGGAAGGATGAGAGGCTGATAGAGTAATCTGATTTTAAGTAACCTTCTTGCAAATTTCGTTTGCAATTAGTGAAACCTCAAAGTTCCACCACTACTCCCATCTCCTCTGTCACTCTCCTAATGTGTGCAAAACTGCCAATTCAGAATGGAAGTCAGCTATCACAGGATTGGAGAGACGTCTACTGGTGAAAGTTGGTAACACGACATTATTTAAAGCAATCTAAGAGTAATATTTTCATGCATAAACTGAACGCttattaaatgcaaaatatgactGAAATGCATACCTCACAACGTTGAGAGGACAAGCGTAATACCTTTGACATTGTTCTTTTGAAACTAAAGTATAGGCACCCCTAACCGTCAACTTTTAAGTTTGTCTttacttgcagttttttttccccagtaaGCTTTTAGTGGTTTAACAAATGATGATACTTTAATTGTGCATTTATAGTTCTATCATTCATCCTATTTTGTGTGTCATGAAGGATATTTTTGTactgtttgaaaaaaatgttctctcATTTTGATTAATCCGTGATAGAAGTCAAAACTTGTTGTCTAAAATCTTGGCTTTGTATCATGTGCTGAAAAACCTTTATATGTATTAGCTATTTAACTTCAGTAATGGAGATGTCCTTCGAGGAACCATGCTGGGATCAATTCCAGGGTCACAGGCAGGAGGTCGGAGCAGGGTAGAAAATAAAAGGAACAAAATCATTATTGAAAAAGAACCTCTTTTGGACTATTCAACTGCTGTGACTACTAATGAAAATTACTTTTAGTGACAGacttttggatttaaaaaaatctactcaTTTAAACTCAGACAAAATTAATCCCTAATGCCTTGTCTGTAGTactgaaatgtattttgttgttgtttttaacattGTGTAACCTCGAGCTTAGACactgaatacatatatatttctctTCTCTGGAGTATGAAATGAAATGTGTGAAAAGTTGTGCAGAGATATGGAACATCCGCAAATCCCCAAGTACCTATCGAGTTTTAAAGTGGCCGGCATCGTTGTTTGTGTGCTATGCGGGAGATTTGTTTGTGTGGAGGGAAGAGCAAGACAGTAATAGATCACATTTACAATCATATCTTTCAGCAACTGAGTGCTACCAATCTACCATCCATCCATTCTACTCCTGGAATCATAACACTGTCATTCAAACCCATTCTTCTAGGACATTTTATGGGCTTTGTACTGTAGTTTTGCAGTATGTCATTTTGAAATGGTCAGTCCCACATTGTAAACACAACTTTTTGTGTATTGTgcacaatttttgtcatttttactattattatctGATTATTTTAAGGATCTTTATGTAAATATTGTGAAAATTTTTATCAAATTGGTCAATTTAAGAATGCGTTCTGGATGAAATTGACTTTAAATGTTCTAACGGCAATGGGTGGATGAAGAGGTTATGTTACGTCATTGGCATAATAAATTCAGTTGTTGGATCAAATCTTTTGGGGTGAATAACAAAATAATTAGTCCCACGACGCACCAAATGATCTTCACAAAGCAGTGAGTTTGATTTGCTTGTTTCACTTCTAACTTCAATTATGTAATGAACAAAGCAATAATAAAATCATCTCACCATTCATATAATTTATTTCAATGTGAACTTATTGATTTGTCACTTACTACCTGATCTAGCTGTCCACAGTCGAGGGCAAAGGAGACAATTATTAATCAATAATTTAAatcaacatgattttttttgtcatcccaCCAATTTAACATCTGATTCAGTTTAAATTTTTTGTTCAAGGGTGGGGCTTTTTTATTATCATGAATTCTGTAAAAATCTCTGGTATGAAATGACTATAATATAATTTACTTTGTTTCTGCAAAAATAGGTGCTTCCGGAAGTTAGAGGTTCTGTGTTCTGGTGTTAAATCTGAGAAatgatctgatttttttttttctttcccactgatatgaagttttattttctttttctctctcttcctgTCTGTGCTTGTAGATATGTATCGTCTAGAGTTGGCTGGTGGTCTGGGAGTGATATTACTGCTGCTAGGAGTCTTAACAGCACTTTATAAATGTTACAACTTGGAAATTATGCTGTGCTACAGGAGACATTTCGGCAGTGATGAAACTGAAGATGGTGAGTTTTCTTTTGTCTCTGTTATGGCACAGCTGCTGTTAGAATCTGTGAAGTTATGCTGTAAACTTTCCAGAGTCATTCATGCAGCTTGGATTTTAACCCTACTGTACTAATAGAGTCACCGTGGCTGACCACCAGCTTGCCACTTCTTCCAAAATGCTGCAATCTGTAACGATAGACCAAATCAACATGAATCAATTAAAAACAACCCTTCTTTTTAATGAAGCCTGAATCCAAATGTTCCAAACAAATTACTTCAGAGGattaaacatatatattttacattggCATAGAGAACATTTAACAACAAAACCAATATATTTCTTGTATAATAGTACTATATATATTATGGTACAATGTCTCTCTGGGTTTGAATAACTGCTGTAATTTACTAAAGTATGTCAATAATAGTGTTTCAATGAATGTTTATTGTGTGATATGTAACCTTTTTTATGTCTTATCAGATAATAAGGAGTATGATGCCTATCTATCTTACACGAAAGTGGATTTGGACTCTCTGGGCAGGTAAGGACATTTTATATTCAATAATATCCTATGCAGTGCAGTACTTAATGCAGTAATATCTGCTTCACCGGTTAAGTGTGGCATTAGTTAATTTACTGTACTAAAAAGATAACATGGGTGGCCCAGTggatgaatggttagcgcgtcggcctcactgtggGGGACcttggttcgaatccaggtcggtccatctgtgtggcctctggcctgaagtcagctgggataggctccagtgaccctagtgaggatcaaggtgttcagaaaatgagatgagatgaggaaaaATATGCCATATTTCAAATGTAGAAACTTTTGACTGTTCTTTTATTAGATTTTCCATGCATTTGGCTTTTTAATCTTCTTCCGTaacgcgcatcctcgtaaggctTGCAGGggatgccggagcctatccctgctgctGACTtctggcgaaaggcagactacaccctaaactggtccccagtcagccgtagggagCATTCTTTTTTAATCTCTAGATTAAATATGTTCCTGTAGACACAGGCATTATAGTAAATATTGATTGGTTGGTTAGCAGTATGTCAGCGAACATGAGTCAGGGTTTGACATGGAGCGATGAGGAAGCGGAATGCCTTCTTGATATTTGCACGTAAAATAGACGTTGCATCAATACCCTTTGATTTGTCAAATCTCTCGTAAACACTTGTAGTTGGATGAACCATATTAATATGATTACGAGTGTTTCAACCCCCATGATtgtttatttctgtattttacagtgTTACCCCATCTAGCCTGTTTTGTTTGATGATTTAATGATGTTTGCACATGCGTGGGTTTATTGTCAAATCCTGGGTCGCTTGCAAAAAATTGCAATCTGAAAAGGAATCGCTCCAACACAACAAGTCTAGACCAAAGAAAGTCACCTATGGACGTTCCTGTGGCgaattccgtgaccggacgtttggtcgaccggacgtttgttcgaccggacgtttggtcgaccggacgtttggtcgaccggacgtttggtcgaacggacgtttggtcgaacggacgtttggtcgaccggacgtttggtcgaacggacgtttggtcgaccggacgtttggtcgaacggacgtttggtcgaccggacgtttggtcgaccggacgtttggttgaccggacgtttggtcgaccggagagtttactgttgatattttgatattagatatttagatattaaactcactctctctcatgattataattttgagagctggtttcaaccgtaacaacccggcgaccaaacgtccgttctaccaaacgtccgttctaccaaacgtccgttctaccaaacgtctgttctaccaaacgtccggtcgaccaaacgtccggtcgaccaaacgtccggggaccaaacgtccggggaccaaacgtctttcgacaaaacgtccgagtaccggcgaATTCGCCCTTAAAGTCCCAAATTGGATTTCCAGTAAAGTCCTTGCAGATTTTCCAATATGTACAGGATTTGCCATCAGAGTTTCATGAAACATCTTCTTCTTCGCAGTAGAAGTAGCAGCGATGAGGAAACTCTTGCTTTGGAGATCTTACCTGACGTCTTGGAGAAACACTATGGATACAAACTGTTTCTGCCAGACAGAGATCTCATTCCGAGTAGTAGTAAGTATCCATCAACTCTCATCTGCTGATTCTTTCTCTCTCGTGTTTGCATATATTCGTGTAAGTCAGGTATAAGTATCCCTCTCTGACACGAAAACTCTGTCTAAAGCATTAAACTTTACTATgttcaaatatataaaacatGTAGGACTCACCACAGTGACACTGTATCTACTGTATGTGCTTGTACCTATTGTCACAACTAGTCATATGTCATGTAAACCATAACATCATTATTCTTACTTTCCCAAACAACTACCCAACacctacacaaacacacacacacaccatttgTCATAATTCTGGGGTTATGTGTCACTCTCGGACCAATTCAAGTGGGAAATACAACGGTTATTGCTCTATCTGTCAATGGACTGACCTCATTTTCACAAACACATTACAGATACATGGGATTTGGGTGCCATGGTCTTTTAAGGACTCTAAAGCATTTTGACTCAAAATGGTTTTTCTCCTCTTTGCAGTAGGGATTATGATTCTTGCACTCATGTCTCGTTTTACACTCAATAGCTGCTTTTCTGTGGCATATGACAAACTATCTTTGCCAGTTTAGATGGTAACATGGCTGTTGTTCTAAGTTTCCATAATGACAGTTTGAGGGCGGATCATGGaaacagtaaaacaaaaaagttgaCAGAAAGAGTAACCATACACCTTGCTTAAAATTTGTATGCcctcatttaattttaattactaactcttttttttgctttgctgCTGACATAGTAACAAAACCCAACATATATAGtttgaaaaatatacatatagtttgaaaataaatggaaatgatTCATTATTTATATCAAATATGTTTCAAGGGCATTTTAAATATTAAGAGAAAGATGGAGAAGACTTCCATTAAATAAAAAGCCAGTCGACCTAATTTTACCAGTGCTGCGTCTTATTTGTGGTATTTAATTACTCTGTGTGAAATTGCAGTAGGTTCGCTGGAAATGTAATTATTTCAGCAATTCATGCAGATCTTCTTTTAGTGAATAGCATTAGGGATGCCACAAACATAAATCCAAATTATCTGCGAGTTAGGAAATATctagtatttatttatgacaacaCATCCAACTCACTATTGAATCACTATGTCTTTGTCTCTGTTCTGCTTACTCAGCATACATTGAGGACCTAGCTCGTAGTGTACTGCAGAGTCGACGTTTGATTATTGTTTTGACACCAGAGTTTGTGGCCAAGAGAGGTTGGAGTATCTTTCAGATAGAAACACGCCTTCACTCCATGCTGGTAACTGGAGAAATTAAAGTAAGTCAGCATTTTGAGacctttcaaaacatttttttcatgtttgagtgttattgtactgtatGTTAGCATGAAAGCAAAGTCAAACCCAATTTCAACGGGCACACAAATAGAATGTGAAAAGGTTATAGGGCCGCCATAGTTCAAGGATTCAGGGAACCTTTTTCATGTTGTTTTGTACATTGAATGACAAAAAGTAACAACAATGCAGAAAAGGCAATAGGCAGCCTTGGCCCAGACCTGCAatacaaggttttttttatacatagaaAATGTTAGTGCATGTCAACTccttaagtgtttatttttttaatattaggtCATCATGATAGAATGTGCAGATCTTAAGAGCGTCATCAACTTTCAAGAGGTGGAAGCACTTAAACACACAATCAAGGTATTCAGAAAACAGTGAGCAGAGAGTTTGATTTTCCATCTAAAACTATAAGATTTATTCAAATATCTACTTTTTTCTTGTTAGGTTTTATCCATCATCAAATGGAGGGGTCCAAAGAGCAATGAACTATCGTCAAAGTTTTGGAAACAGGTGGTCTACGAAATGCCTGCTAAACGGAGAGAGACTTTGTCACGGCGACAGGTAAAAATATCTGCGACTACCGCTCCCCTTCTTTCCCCTGATTGGCTTGCCATCAGAAGGTGACTAATCGACATTAGGCAACAGTCTGACGCATTGGTTCGGAGAAGACCACCGACATCGTTTGCTCTCAAAAAAAAGAATTCCGGGAGTTCTGTGTTCGTCTTTTAATGACAAAATTAAGAGCCTTTCTGACTTAGGAAAACGTAGGAAACTGACGTACCTACAAGAACCACGTTGCATTCCGCAATATTATTAAAACAGGCAGTTGCTTCATTGCACCATGTCTTTCTCTTGATTGGCTTGGTAATCAGATGGCCATGAAGTGGTTCAACACTTGAGTTTGGATAGACTGTACTacatgatgaatgaataaatcagaCAGGACCATCATGTTTTCAAGGTTACATCAAACTTTTGAATTGggctaaacattttttttaaatgcttgctCGTTCATTCATGTGAAGTCTGCTTCAACAGTAAAGACCAAGAaaaagtgccttttcaatttttaggCCAATGAGCACCCATAATGGAACCTTTTTGCAGAAGAATACTGAATATAAACCATTCATCTCGCTCAGTAACAGATTGTAGGCTGAATAGCAATAGTAGTGTGGATTTGGCCCTTCACCTCAATACTGCTCATAATATGTGAAGAATATTCTCAAAATACAATCTTAAGGTGGGGGGTTTAGATGAATGAAACAtcactgatggtgtagtggttaatcCGCGTGACTTCAGTATGGGCAGTGAAGTAATGAAATTAAGATCACAAAACATCACATTACTATGATAGTCCCTAAAAGGCaaataataagtaataaataaataaataatgagtcAGTTCTGTGGCTTCTCATAAAATTAACGCAACCTGCCCCCGCCCCGACACCCATCCCCCCAAACAGGTGATGGACTCTGGTGAACAAGGCCTATTTGGAGACCTACAGACATCTGTCTCCACCATTGCCATGACAACCACCTCAGCATCTCTGGTGCCTCAAAATGAAAATCGGCATGGACATCAACAGGTCAGCTGTTGCAGTTAATctacattatatatattatctTATGCCTTGGAGtatcttttttaattggttAGGggacattttttcttaaacataaattactTAAACACACATCCCAGGTTGCTCCTCTTCTTAGTATTGTCTAATCCTACAATGACTTTCTACTTAGTacattctgtttattttttatttttttagcttcgAATGTAGGACCCAACAAACCATATTGTTACAAGGTCAATTGAAATGCAGTTTTGAGGAACACTGCATgacaaaagtttttaaaaaaatggtgtttcTCTCCTCTGTAGGTTTCCTTGGCAACAGAAATTCCTGACTACAACCAGATGACCTTGCCTCTCGGAGGGGGTCACATGGCTGCAGCATCCCAAATGAGGCATTTCTGCCGTAGCTACGAGTTTCATCTTCCCCCACAGCCTCCTCCTGCCCTGTCGCCTCCGCTCCCACCTCCATCCACCATGCAGTTCTCCACTCTGGGCCCCGGGGGGCGCCACGTCTACTGTAACATTCCCATGACACTTCTGAATGGACAGGTGGGGAGAAGGCACATTAATGTTTATTGGTAGAAAGCTTGTAGCAAACCAATCCTAATTTTTTAACCCTCAACTCTCTTGTTTGTGTGCACGTCCCCAgagatttttcaactaaaaccCCTCTTTTCTCCCTAGGGGTTCAGGGCGGTTGACTGGGGAAGAAGAGGTCTGTttggataaaataaatatacaaaaaagaaaatgcatccacatttttttctttaatttttatcagtctctttgttttttggggagtCTGGGGTGCCTTGTTCTCTTTTTAATGCTCATATCACACACAGTTGTTCCAAAAGCATTGGGAATAAGACAAGTTgtaatgtatattatattaacTCTATATGCACCATCAACATGGATTTCCCCAAATAGACAATCAGAATGAATGAGAGGAAATGTAGATGTTGTTTAGATGTAGTCTTTATTATTACAATTTTCAGGCGTttaagagttttttttcttcatcaccTTATTATTAAATGTTTGGGTGAAAATAGTGTCCTCCTTCGAGATACTTTGCCAGGCAACTACCTTCCCATTCGTCCTCATTAAATGACTCGCAATGTCAATCCACCAGACTGCAGAGTTAAGCACAGCTACATTTTTTAGTGCGTAGAAATACCTAATTGTAGTATCAACTTTACGTTTAAACTGACCATTTATCCAAACAGTGGGCACAGTGGAGCTCTATTTGTGCTCAACAAAGCCGTTCGCCACAATGCTGCCTTGAATGTAGTGGTTATTAAAGATACAATTTAATCTCTGTGGGAGTTCTACATATTGAGAGTGATGACTAAGGTAGCCAGTGGTGGCTTTGCGTAAGCAGCAGAGGGATTGTCCTTGGACATGTGCCTGGTAGAATGACAATTTAGTGGCAGAAAATCCATCTCAATTTGCGCCTGTTCAGATGGCATCTAAATCGTAGCACAAGGTAAACTGCCAGATGAACGCGATTTTGATTAATTTGATGTAGCCACAGGGAACTAGATTGTGACCACCCGCGACAAGCTCTTTCTGAAAGTTTCATCTTCAATCtttgattgttttatttataatccacatgtgtcaaagtggcggcccgggggccaaatctggcccgccacatcattttgtgtggcccgggaaagtaaatcatgagtgccgactttctgttttaggatcaaattaaaatgaagagtatagatgtatattaaatttcctgattttcccccttttaaatcaataattgtaattttttcatcatttttttctgtgtttttagttaaaaaatcattttgtaaaatctaaaaatatattaaaaagctaaaataagtattgttttaaatctataaaacactgaatattcagggcttttaatccatttataaaaaaaatgtaaatattatatctataccacgtgaaatcaagttgaccttaaagcggcccgcgaaccaaccggagTCTGACCCCCTTGTTATAATCCATTGTGATGGTGTTTCAAGCAGATCTATAAGTATGTTATCCTCAAAATTCTTCTGGATGCAACTGTAGGTGGCGTGATACACAGTTGCATTTTATGGGTTAATAATACAACACAGcaccacatttcttttttagGGATGCACAATAAATTACTGCCAAGGCAATGACTGCTTTAACCATATTATATTGTGTGTCTACCAGGTTTCTCAGAGCAGCACACTTGGAAAGAAGCCCAATCTTCACCTGAACAGCACCTTTGTCCCAATCACCAGCAGAGAACTAAGCTCTGATATCTGGTAGAAACACTGTTAATAGTGGATTAAAGACTCCTGGTTTACAAAGAAATACTCTCTGACTTAGGAACTGGTTTTTTTGGACCTTGTACAGCTATGTGTTGGGGTCTCATCATCCcacattgtgaaaaaaaaactgctataAACTCTTAAAATGTGGACCAGACAAGATTTGGACTGCTCATGGACCAACACAGATTACAAACTGATTGTATATTTGTATTGAGCCCACCATTGAATTAGAGACTTATATACAGTATGTTACAGTGGTGAGTAAGATTTTAAAATCACTCCTATGCTTGCAATACAGGTAGATGTGCTACTGAAGATTTTCGCCCACATCAGAAGCATGATGGACATGTTGGATTTCTTTATGTTTTGATCTGGAAGTATCCTTGACAAAGGTCcaagaaatttatttttaaaaaaaatgtgggtcaTGCAGATGTATTAAGTGTATTAAGGGAAcactaaaatgaacaaaactgCACATGCAGTAATATTTTCATGACTGACTGTTTAAATTCCTATTTAAACCAAATGCCactgtttgtctttgttttgcaATAGAACAGAAAATACAACATGTTTGCTTGTAATACTACTGCTAAACAGGAATACTCATAGTAACCCTTTTTCCATCTTCTTTCAACTTTTCTTTCTTCACGGTAGACCTATTTCTCCTTTCTAGTAAaaatcttgtgtttttttttgtaccttaCCAATTTGGAAATTGTAGATGTTCATAGGAAATCCATGACCCTCATGGATATCTCTCAGTTCATGAAATGATCTCTAAAATCTTGGAAACCAATTCCATCCTACTTATAGGTGAACGTGATATATTGGCCTCAGACACTAACATTATGTATTTCTACAAAATAATTCTATTTCTAAAGTTATGGCTATGACTGTAAAGCTAAATTGGTGGTGGACTTGGATGTGAACAACATCCATattagctgatttttttttttccgaagaAGGCGGCTAGCAATGAAAATGAGAGGCTAAATTACGTATTTAGCTATTTGAACTGATGGAGGTAAACTGGTAAACCTTAACCCCAAATCTGCAAGTATAAATTAAATGGCTTTTTCTATTTGCATGGTCATCCATTTcgataaaataaagaaataattttaaaggaaataggtagACTAAAAGGCACAATTGTTTGTGTAAGGCTCTTTTGACCAATGATCTTTAAATCATAAGGTCATGAATGTCTCGCAAATGAtctgatttttattatttattttgtttgactTTGTTGACAGTTTTATTCCTCTAACTTTAGTGAGACTTTTACCTGGTTCAGTTCTAAATGTTGTTTTGCTACAATATTCTGTACAGCTTCAATAATGTGCGCATAAATCTATTACAGGAGCTCTTTCTTCCCTAGAGTTTGTCCTTTTATTTCTCTTTCAAGATGGACCACTAACAGGCGACAGGCAGCACCACAGAATTATTGTcagctttaagaaaaaaaatgaattgttctTACCCTGATATTTAAGCAAAGAGAACCTGTTTTGAATTTATGCAAAAGTACTGTCATTGTATTTACAGTAATAGAACCAATGAATTCTGGACATTTGAGATTATTTGATACAATAATTATCAATGACTTGTTTTATCAAATCGCAATATGAAGTCTAGTGGTTGTCTTATGATTTAAGATTATTTTGTTGAACAATCCTTGGATATATTGGTTGG belongs to Stigmatopora argus isolate UIUO_Sarg chromosome 9, RoL_Sarg_1.0, whole genome shotgun sequence and includes:
- the LOC144082869 gene encoding X-linked interleukin-1 receptor accessory protein-like 2 isoform X2, translated to MERRAMKTSLFLLLILALLASGNGDDVKYISKRNSVDGCIDWSVDLKEYHVLAGEPVRVKCALFYSYIRTNYTMATNAKLRLIWYKNKGDAEEPIIFSGHRLSKEDDSIWFRSAEMEDNGFYTCVLRNSTYCMKVSMSMTVEESDEGKCFSSNIRYLEKAEITHSKMITCRDLDDYLAPYKQPQMTWYKECERAEWRSSIFINNTHIWIPKVEEEDGGNYTCELQYGSRLVRRTTQLKVTALQTTQPPKVLFPPERQDSVIEITPGMPLSLDCKAFFGYSGENRRPIIYWMKGEKFVEELAGHIKESDVRVLREHLGEKEVQLSLTFDALEETDLANYTCYVENHIGRRRGSVLLQKKDMYRLELAGGLGVILLLLGVLTALYKCYNLEIMLCYRRHFGSDETEDDNKEYDAYLSYTKVDLDSLGRSSSDEETLALEILPDVLEKHYGYKLFLPDRDLIPSSTYIEDLARSVLQSRRLIIVLTPEFVAKRGWSIFQIETRLHSMLVTGEIKVIMIECADLKSVINFQEVEALKHTIKVLSIIKWRGPKSNELSSKFWKQVVYEMPAKRRETLSRRQVMDSGEQGLFGDLQTSVSTIAMTTTSASLVPQNENRHGHQQVSLATEIPDYNQMTLPLGGGHMAAASQMRHFCRSYEFHLPPQPPPALSPPLPPPSTMQFSTLGPGGRHVYCNIPMTLLNGQGFRAVDWGRRGFSEQHTWKEAQSSPEQHLCPNHQQRTKL
- the LOC144082869 gene encoding X-linked interleukin-1 receptor accessory protein-like 2 isoform X4 codes for the protein MERRAMKTSLFLLLILALLASGNGDDVKYISKRNSVDGCIDWSVDLKEYHVLAGEPVRVKCALFYSYIRTNYTMATNAKLRLIWYKNKGDAEEPIIFSGHRLSKEDDSIWFRSAEMEDNGFYTCVLRNSTYCMKVSMSMTVEESDEGKCFSSNIRYLEKAEITHSKMITCRDLDDYLAPYKQPQMTWYKECERAEWRSSIFINNTHIWIPKVEEEDGGNYTCELQYGSRLVRRTTQLKVTALQTTQPPKVLFPPERQDSVIEITPGMPLSLDCKAFFGYSGENRRPIIYWMKGEKFVEELAGHIKESDVRVLREHLGEKEVQLSLTFDALEETDLANYTCYVENHIGRRRGSVLLQKKDMYRLELAGGLGVILLLLGVLTALYKCYNLEIMLCYRRHFGSDETEDDNKEYDAYLSYTKVDLDSLGRSSSDEETLALEILPDVLEKHYGYKLFLPDRDLIPSSTYIEDLARSVLQSRRLIIVLTPEFVAKRGWSIFQIETRLHSMLVTGEIKVIMIECADLKSVINFQEVEALKHTIKVLSIIKWRGPKSNELSSKFWKQVVYEMPAKRRETLSRRQVMDSGEQGLFGDLQTSVSTIAMTTTSASLVPQNENRHGHQQVSLATEIPDYNQMTLPLGGGHMAAASQMRHFCRSYEFHLPPQPPPALSPPLPPPSTMQFSTLGPGGRHVYCNIPMTLLNGQVSQSSTLGKKPNLHLNSTFVPITSRELSSDIW
- the LOC144082869 gene encoding X-linked interleukin-1 receptor accessory protein-like 2 isoform X1, producing the protein MERRAMKTSLFLLLILALLASGNGDDVKYISKRNSVDGCIDWSVDLKEYHVLAGEPVRVKCALFYSYIRTNYTMATNAKLRLIWYKNKGDAEEPIIFSGHRLSKEDDSIWFRSAEMEDNGFYTCVLRNSTYCMKVSMSMTVEESDEGKCFSSNIRYLEKAEITHSKMITCRDLDDYLAPYKQPQMTWYKECERAEWRSSIFINNTHIWIPKVEEEDGGNYTCELQYGSRLVRRTTQLKVTALQTTQPPKVLFPPERQDSVIEITPGMPLSLDCKAFFGYSGENRRPIIYWMKGEKFVEELAGHIKESDVRVLREHLGEKEVQLSLTFDALEETDLANYTCYVENHIGRRRGSVLLQKKDMYRLELAGGLGVILLLLGVLTALYKCYNLEIMLCYRRHFGSDETEDDNKEYDAYLSYTKVDLDSLGSRSSSDEETLALEILPDVLEKHYGYKLFLPDRDLIPSSTYIEDLARSVLQSRRLIIVLTPEFVAKRGWSIFQIETRLHSMLVTGEIKVIMIECADLKSVINFQEVEALKHTIKVLSIIKWRGPKSNELSSKFWKQVVYEMPAKRRETLSRRQVMDSGEQGLFGDLQTSVSTIAMTTTSASLVPQNENRHGHQQVSLATEIPDYNQMTLPLGGGHMAAASQMRHFCRSYEFHLPPQPPPALSPPLPPPSTMQFSTLGPGGRHVYCNIPMTLLNGQGFRAVDWGRRGFSEQHTWKEAQSSPEQHLCPNHQQRTKL
- the LOC144082869 gene encoding X-linked interleukin-1 receptor accessory protein-like 2 isoform X3, which encodes MERRAMKTSLFLLLILALLASGNGDDVKYISKRNSVDGCIDWSVDLKEYHVLAGEPVRVKCALFYSYIRTNYTMATNAKLRLIWYKNKGDAEEPIIFSGHRLSKEDDSIWFRSAEMEDNGFYTCVLRNSTYCMKVSMSMTVEESDEGKCFSSNIRYLEKAEITHSKMITCRDLDDYLAPYKQPQMTWYKECERAEWRSSIFINNTHIWIPKVEEEDGGNYTCELQYGSRLVRRTTQLKVTALQTTQPPKVLFPPERQDSVIEITPGMPLSLDCKAFFGYSGENRRPIIYWMKGEKFVEELAGHIKESDVRVLREHLGEKEVQLSLTFDALEETDLANYTCYVENHIGRRRGSVLLQKKDMYRLELAGGLGVILLLLGVLTALYKCYNLEIMLCYRRHFGSDETEDDNKEYDAYLSYTKVDLDSLGSRSSSDEETLALEILPDVLEKHYGYKLFLPDRDLIPSSTYIEDLARSVLQSRRLIIVLTPEFVAKRGWSIFQIETRLHSMLVTGEIKVIMIECADLKSVINFQEVEALKHTIKVLSIIKWRGPKSNELSSKFWKQVVYEMPAKRRETLSRRQVMDSGEQGLFGDLQTSVSTIAMTTTSASLVPQNENRHGHQQVSLATEIPDYNQMTLPLGGGHMAAASQMRHFCRSYEFHLPPQPPPALSPPLPPPSTMQFSTLGPGGRHVYCNIPMTLLNGQVSQSSTLGKKPNLHLNSTFVPITSRELSSDIW